In Thermobaculum terrenum ATCC BAA-798, the DNA window CCTAGATCATCGGATAGCATATCTATTGCGTAGAACTGCTCATTGGTAGGACTTTCCACAGTTTCCCAAGTTTTACCATTTACCACAGTCACTTTAGCCGGTTCGGGTGGTTTTACATCCTTGAAAGCCTCGGAAGCATCATCTACTATCCAGACCCTAGTCTTTCCAGGTATTACGTAATTCTTATAAAGATCCTGAATGTCGTTGGGTGGACCTGCAATACAACCGTGAGTACTCTCTCCACCAGGGACACCAAATCGCCATATCTTTAGCGTATAACCCTTGTAGGTGTGTATACCTATCCCGCCTCTATTTGGTATGGCTAACCTCATGAAATAAGGGGTGAGCACAACATCCCCTGTGTCAGAGAAATCATAACCACCTTGATTAGGTCTGTTAGATTTCTCTATAACCTTGAAATATCCACTGGGCGTTTCCAGACCCTTCTGTGTCCAAAGAGCTCCGGTAGCGACAGGGATTTCCTTTATGACATCCGACCAAAGCGGAGACTCAGGATTGCCTCTGGCTAGGTAGAGCCTTTGCCTATTCTTGACTATTACCAAGTAATATTCGTCCCCTGAAGCTTGGGAGGTATTTATGTAAGAAAGAATTAGTCCTGCGGATATAAGAAACGCAAGTATTACCCTAATAGTCCGAATGAACATCATCCCCCCTAACAACACTTAACCTAACGCCACATTCACCTCACAATTAGACAGTGTATCAGACTGTGGGTAGATTATCATAAGCTATATGATGTTAATGACTCACTCAATAACTAATCAGAGAAAGATGCACTTAAGTTACGAGCGATCCATGATTTCAAATCAGCTGCTTCTTCGTCTGATACATAGTGAGCTATGGGATACTCTTTGTAGGTAACGTCTGCACCATGCTCTTTAAGAACTATCGATGCTTGTCTTCCCAAATCTATGGGGATAACATCGTCGTACAGACCATGGGCAACAAAGCAATGTTTGCTAGCAAGTGAAGAATCTCCCATGTCATGTCCTGGTGTGACTACGTAACCGCTTAGCATAATTGCTCCTGCAGCAACACTTGGTTCCTGAAGCAGGATAGACCCAGCCATAACAGCTCCTTGGCTAAAACCAAGCAGGTAGATCTTACTTGGGTCTATGGGATACGATTGAGGTAATTGAGTTAGGAACTCCCTGAGCAGCCCTATAGACCTCATGAACGTCGTCTTTTCAGGAGTACCAACACTTATGAATTCATACCAATGATAGCCAAAGCCAAGTTCAAACGGAGCCCTGACAGAAATGTAAAATAGATCTTCTCCGAGCTCATGTGCCAGGCTAACCAGGTCTTCCTCATTGCTACCTCTACCGTGAAGCATAACAACACAGGGGTTTGGCCCTGAAGTACGTTTAGCTGGTCTTATTACTATATGGTGCAAAGCAAGGCTAGCAGCTTCATAAGACTGACTCATACTTAAGTACTCCTTAGTGTTTTACGCTGACGTGAGAATCAGCAGGTGGTTTGCCAGGCGAAGGGTCTTCCTCGTCGTGCTGTTGAGACTTGTGAGAATATAGCGTCGGGATATGGCCTCTCGAAATTGAGATAAGCACTACGAAAAGTATTACAGCGAAGGGAAATAGCTTGGATATATGAGGTATACCCCCTAGCAAATCATGCACTATGGGATCCTCTATAATCATCTGACCAGCAGTATAAGCAAGAATAACTGCCCCAAGCCAGACAAGCCATGGAAACCTGTCTACAAGTAGAGCAACCAAGCCAGCTCCCGTCATAAGTATGGGGATGCTCAGTGCGAGCCCAAAGATCAATAGCCCAATATGGCCATGAGATACTCCCCCTACAGCCAGTATGTTGTCCAGGCTCATTATCAGATCAGCTAGAATGATTATCCTCATGGCATCCAAGATTCCTCGGGCTGCCTCTACTTCGCCAACACCTTCGGACTCAGGAGACAAGAGATTAAAAGCTATCCATACAAGGATAGCACCGCCTACAGCCATCAGAAGACGAATATTGAGCAATACGGCGGCCAAGGCAGTAAATGTCATCCTAAGTACTATGGCAGCAGCTCCCCCAAGAACTATAGCTCTTCTTCTTTGCTTACCGTGGAGCTTTCGAGCAGCCATTCCAATGACAACTGCATTGTCTCCACTCAAAACCAAATCGATGACAACTATCCCTAATACCCTTCCTAACAGCTCAAGTAAATCCATTTAGCACAACTCCAGATATAACAAGTCACAACCTATTGTAATCCCCTAACCCGTAGAAGAACCATCACTCCTCTATGTTATGTAAAAACAACGCTATGCTTGGTACATCATGAACTCATCGTGTACCTCTAACTTGGTTCCTAACTCAGCAGATAGCTCTAACATCCTTTGCATTATCTGTTGGCACTCCTGGCCCCTAGCCCTCTGCACACGTGCAAAAGAAAGCTTAACTGGATAAAGGGTCAGGGATGAAAAGCTATAGCCATCAAACGAGCATTCGAATACAAAAGACCAATCATTGTGAAGAACGGGATCAACAGCATAATCATCAATAAAATCTCCTGTATCGTAGAGTATTGGCTTATGTTGATATATCTCTATACCTTGAAATATGTGAGCACTGTGGCCATAGAAAACATCAGCGCCCAATTCGATGACGCGGCGAGCAAACTGTTTAAATAGAGGTGAAGGACGCAATCTCATGTTGGGGCCCCAGTGGTCTGAGAATATCACTATATCAGCTCCTAGGTCTCGTGTCTGCTGGATGGTCCTCTCTACCTCAGTTAGAACAGATGGATCCAGAGATACTTCCAGATAGTTCGTTCCGGGTTTGTTTTCACCAGCAGCAAACGGGGGTTCGTTATCAGTGAAAGCTACTACACCTACTGTGAAGTTACCAGCCTTTACTAGGCAAGGCTTAGAAGCTTCATAAATATCTTTCCCAGCACCTACAGGACAAATACCGGCTCTAAGTAGATAATCGCGCGTATCAAGTAAGCCCTGTTCACAGAAATCTAGAGTATGGTTGTTAGCTAGAGAACATATATCTATGCGAGCAGCTTTCAGGATCTCTACGGCTCTAGGCTCAGCTCTGAAGTGGAATACCTTGGGAGTCTTCGTCCATGGAGTATTGTAATCAGTAATAGCACACTCAAGGTTGATAATACGCAGGTCTGCCAAACTCAACAACTCAAGAGTATCACCCCAGTGATCCTGAGGAGACATGTGTTTGGAAGCTTCATTCACCCCTCTTCCAAGCATTACATCTCCGAGAAAGCAAATCTTCATCGCTTGCCCTCTGCCTCCTAATCTCCTAACCACTTAGGCAGCAAACTCTATTCCTAGGAGATATTTTGGGGCTTGGCAAGAAGCGCTTACTTGTAGTAA includes these proteins:
- a CDS encoding alpha/beta hydrolase; translation: MSQSYEAASLALHHIVIRPAKRTSGPNPCVVMLHGRGSNEEDLVSLAHELGEDLFYISVRAPFELGFGYHWYEFISVGTPEKTTFMRSIGLLREFLTQLPQSYPIDPSKIYLLGFSQGAVMAGSILLQEPSVAAGAIMLSGYVVTPGHDMGDSSLASKHCFVAHGLYDDVIPIDLGRQASIVLKEHGADVTYKEYPIAHYVSDEEAADLKSWIARNLSASFSD
- a CDS encoding TerC family protein, with amino-acid sequence MDLLELLGRVLGIVVIDLVLSGDNAVVIGMAARKLHGKQRRRAIVLGGAAAIVLRMTFTALAAVLLNIRLLMAVGGAILVWIAFNLLSPESEGVGEVEAARGILDAMRIIILADLIMSLDNILAVGGVSHGHIGLLIFGLALSIPILMTGAGLVALLVDRFPWLVWLGAVILAYTAGQMIIEDPIVHDLLGGIPHISKLFPFAVILFVVLISISRGHIPTLYSHKSQQHDEEDPSPGKPPADSHVSVKH
- a CDS encoding CapA family protein, whose product is MKICFLGDVMLGRGVNEASKHMSPQDHWGDTLELLSLADLRIINLECAITDYNTPWTKTPKVFHFRAEPRAVEILKAARIDICSLANNHTLDFCEQGLLDTRDYLLRAGICPVGAGKDIYEASKPCLVKAGNFTVGVVAFTDNEPPFAAGENKPGTNYLEVSLDPSVLTEVERTIQQTRDLGADIVIFSDHWGPNMRLRPSPLFKQFARRVIELGADVFYGHSAHIFQGIEIYQHKPILYDTGDFIDDYAVDPVLHNDWSFVFECSFDGYSFSSLTLYPVKLSFARVQRARGQECQQIMQRMLELSAELGTKLEVHDEFMMYQA